One segment of Dehalococcoidia bacterium DNA contains the following:
- a CDS encoding MoaD family protein: MSVQVRLPGPLESLTGGKRVLEAEGTTVSEVLRHLSEVYPGLRERVVAENGEIHRFVNIYLNDEDIRFIGGIETPVKDGDTLAILPALAGGADDEGR, from the coding sequence ATGTCAGTGCAGGTTCGGCTTCCGGGCCCGCTCGAGTCGCTGACCGGCGGCAAGCGCGTGCTCGAAGCAGAAGGAACAACGGTGAGCGAGGTGCTTCGCCACCTGAGCGAGGTGTATCCCGGTCTGCGGGAGCGGGTCGTTGCCGAGAACGGCGAGATCCATCGGTTTGTCAACATCTACCTCAATGATGAGGACATACGGTTCATCGGCGGGATCGAGACCCCCGTCAAGGATGGCGATACGCTGGCGATCTTGCCGGCGCTCGCCGGCGGCGCCGACGATGAAGGTCGCTAA
- a CDS encoding cysteine synthase family protein, whose amino-acid sequence MKVANIIEAVGRTPLVELSTLSPKPGVRLFAKLEGVNPAGSVKDRVARAMILEAEASGALTKDKIILEPTSGNTGLALALLGRRLGYRVAVVLPDNVGPERQQALRAFGAEIIFSDGRYGSNGAILKAQEIATRDARYFMPFQYANPANPRAHYETTGPEILADLEGEVDVFVAGLGTGGTLMGVGRRLREVNPKVKVVAVEPHPGEQVQGLRSLADGYIPPILDLAQLDAKFVVRSADAFAGARLLLEREGIFSGVSGGAVIQGALRAASRIERGNVVALLADAGWKYLSAGFWTAPRDQFEQMSGDQLWW is encoded by the coding sequence ATGAAGGTCGCTAATATCATCGAGGCGGTCGGCCGAACGCCGCTTGTCGAGCTCTCTACCCTCTCGCCGAAACCGGGGGTCCGGCTGTTTGCCAAGCTGGAGGGGGTGAACCCCGCCGGTTCGGTGAAGGACCGCGTCGCGCGGGCGATGATCCTTGAGGCAGAGGCGAGCGGGGCGCTCACGAAGGACAAGATCATCCTCGAGCCGACGAGCGGAAACACCGGGCTTGCCCTTGCTCTCCTCGGTCGACGGCTCGGCTACCGCGTGGCAGTCGTGCTGCCAGACAACGTCGGCCCCGAACGGCAGCAGGCGCTGCGCGCGTTCGGGGCCGAGATCATCTTTTCCGATGGGCGCTACGGCTCGAATGGCGCGATCCTCAAGGCGCAGGAGATCGCTACTCGCGATGCGCGCTATTTCATGCCGTTCCAATATGCCAATCCAGCGAACCCGCGGGCGCACTATGAGACGACCGGGCCGGAGATCCTTGCCGACCTCGAGGGCGAGGTCGATGTCTTTGTCGCCGGGCTCGGCACCGGCGGCACCTTGATGGGCGTCGGGCGCCGGCTGCGCGAAGTGAACCCGAAGGTGAAAGTCGTCGCGGTCGAGCCGCATCCCGGCGAGCAGGTCCAGGGGCTTCGCTCGCTCGCCGACGGCTATATCCCCCCCATCCTCGACCTCGCCCAGCTCGACGCGAAGTTCGTCGTCCGCTCGGCCGACGCCTTCGCCGGCGCGCGTCTCCTCTTGGAGCGGGAAGGGATCTTCTCTGGTGTCTCCGGCGGCGCGGTGATCCAGGGCGCGCTCCGCGCCGCGAGCCGCATCGAGCGGGGAAATGTCGTCGCGCTGCTCGCAGATGCGGGCTGGAAGTATCTCTCCGCAGGGTTCTGGACGGCGCCGCGCGACCAGTTTGAGCAGATGAGCGGCGACCAGCTCTGGTGGTGA
- a CDS encoding GNAT family N-acetyltransferase, producing MTVATIFRIVRFSKSDLEHERKKLIATYFSAYRRFPEYAYRDPGEVEEYLNWLFRGDKKGFFVARAGREIVGWMSVHDSWRGWRSEQREAQGELQELVVASEFQGQGLGRRLLALAIRHVAHAKRRSIGLYVGERNEPAKRLYERYGFTVESRWSIWLRMRRPIDPVVDEMLERIPDDPKV from the coding sequence ATGACGGTCGCAACGATCTTCCGCATCGTCCGCTTCAGCAAGAGCGACCTTGAGCACGAACGCAAGAAGCTGATCGCAACCTACTTCTCGGCCTATCGCCGTTTCCCGGAATATGCCTACCGCGATCCGGGCGAGGTCGAGGAGTACCTCAACTGGCTGTTTCGCGGGGACAAGAAGGGGTTTTTCGTCGCCCGGGCGGGGCGGGAGATAGTCGGCTGGATGTCGGTCCATGATTCATGGCGCGGCTGGCGAAGCGAGCAGCGGGAGGCGCAGGGCGAACTGCAGGAACTCGTTGTCGCTTCCGAATTTCAGGGGCAGGGGCTCGGGCGGCGGCTGCTCGCGCTCGCCATTCGTCACGTTGCGCACGCCAAGCGGCGCAGCATCGGCCTCTATGTTGGGGAGCGGAACGAGCCGGCGAAGCGCCTGTACGAGCGCTATGGCTTTACGGTCGAGTCACGCTGGAGTATTTGGCTCCGCATGCGCCGGCCAATCGACCCAGTCGTCGATGAGATGCTTGAGCGTATCCCGGACGACCCCAAGGTCTGA
- a CDS encoding M20/M25/M40 family metallo-hydrolase: MSLDLAALTAELIAFPSHESETEVQRFIARALDRLGLRVELQEVLPGRFNVVATRGEGGPLLCSHADTFPPYDHPDPFTLRREGDLLIGRAVNDTKGQIAALLAALEASRGPCEVAITADEERLGRGSLALAPRAAMAVVLEPTDLAICPAQGGFLECEVRMPGRPAHGTQPQYGHNAILAAVDCYRAICALPYFTTDHPLLGPPWTTLGTIAGGYEVGVVPPFCTIRFDLGIWPHIDLAEARAAVAEVVAQFGGTLTILDESPGFELDSETEIVRRLAAAVARAGRTPRLGGMASWTDAQNLVLKGIPAVVFGAGELGTAHSDRETVRLSDLGVVRDTLKHLIDDWVDWPAHAEPNTPA; the protein is encoded by the coding sequence ATGAGCCTCGACCTGGCGGCCTTGACCGCCGAGCTGATCGCCTTCCCTTCCCACGAGAGCGAAACTGAGGTTCAACGCTTCATTGCGCGAGCGCTTGACCGGCTCGGGCTTCGGGTCGAGCTGCAGGAGGTCCTCCCGGGGCGATTCAATGTCGTCGCGACGCGCGGCGAGGGCGGCCCTTTGCTCTGCAGCCACGCCGATACCTTCCCTCCCTACGACCACCCTGACCCCTTCACGCTGCGGCGCGAAGGCGACCTGCTCATCGGCCGAGCAGTGAACGACACCAAAGGGCAGATTGCCGCCCTGCTCGCCGCGCTCGAAGCGAGCCGCGGCCCCTGTGAGGTCGCAATCACCGCTGATGAAGAGCGGCTGGGCCGCGGCTCGCTCGCGCTCGCGCCGCGAGCGGCGATGGCGGTTGTGCTCGAACCGACCGACCTCGCGATCTGCCCGGCGCAAGGCGGCTTCCTCGAGTGCGAGGTGCGGATGCCGGGACGGCCGGCGCACGGGACACAGCCCCAGTACGGGCACAATGCCATCCTCGCTGCTGTCGACTGCTACCGCGCTATCTGCGCCCTTCCCTACTTCACCACCGACCATCCGCTTCTCGGCCCGCCCTGGACCACCCTCGGCACCATCGCCGGCGGCTACGAAGTCGGCGTGGTGCCGCCGTTCTGCACCATCCGCTTCGACCTCGGGATCTGGCCCCACATCGACCTCGCCGAGGCGCGTGCGGCCGTCGCCGAGGTCGTGGCCCAATTTGGGGGCACGCTCACTATCCTCGACGAGTCGCCCGGGTTCGAGTTGGACAGCGAAACGGAAATCGTCCGCCGGCTTGCTGCAGCCGTCGCGCGCGCCGGCAGGACGCCACGCCTCGGCGGGATGGCCAGCTGGACCGACGCGCAGAACCTCGTGCTGAAAGGGATCCCCGCGGTGGTGTTCGGCGCCGGCGAGCTCGGCACAGCGCACAGCGACCGCGAGACCGTGCGGCTGTCAGACCTTGGGGTCGTCCGGGATACGCTCAAGCATCTCATCGACGACTGGGTCGATTGGCCGGCGCATGCGGAGCCAAATACTCCAGCGTGA
- a CDS encoding 2-phospho-L-lactate transferase CofD family protein, whose translation MAVRPDLRWFIVGMGVKRWVLALLVGIAMISLGIGYLLVTIYRQAPLPEVFYWLTLQFIDRWIRGVLFISAGVALTAFAIIRLNRSLLQPFLATTGDERLVDILYREKALRNAPVIVCIGGGPGLSIALRGLKNVTANLWGITLGRGPARTRSELGLLRDRVLRASNDEVIVTATTRDGAHLESETAILQRTSGEPIAHVSVQRVGGGVPEANPDALEVIEKAEVIVIGPGDLFASVIPPLLVPDIAEAVRRSSAKTIFVCNIMTQAGKTNGFTVADHVRAIHSLAKIQIDYILVNKRPPNDKLLAAYREKKQSQVVFDPNVAMLSRVTFANTADKFTLIEGAFLIEADLMTDMREELFIDREGRDVHKSLTVIRHDPDKLGAAVSELLNSEAWRLAAAR comes from the coding sequence ATGGCCGTGCGTCCGGACCTGCGCTGGTTCATTGTCGGGATGGGGGTGAAGCGGTGGGTGCTCGCCCTCCTCGTCGGCATTGCCATGATCAGCCTCGGGATCGGCTACCTGCTGGTGACGATCTATCGCCAGGCCCCCTTGCCGGAGGTGTTCTACTGGCTGACGCTCCAGTTCATCGACCGGTGGATCCGCGGCGTGCTCTTTATCAGCGCGGGGGTCGCCCTCACTGCCTTCGCCATTATCCGCCTCAACCGCTCCCTCCTTCAGCCGTTCCTCGCGACCACCGGCGACGAGCGGCTGGTGGATATCCTCTACCGCGAGAAGGCGCTGCGAAACGCGCCGGTCATCGTCTGCATCGGCGGCGGGCCCGGGCTCTCGATCGCGCTCCGAGGTCTGAAGAACGTGACCGCAAACCTGTGGGGAATTACTCTCGGCCGCGGTCCAGCGCGCACCCGCTCGGAGCTCGGCCTGCTGCGCGACCGCGTGCTGCGCGCCAGCAACGATGAGGTGATCGTGACGGCGACCACGCGCGACGGCGCGCACCTCGAGAGCGAAACGGCGATCCTCCAACGCACGAGCGGCGAGCCGATCGCTCACGTCAGCGTTCAGCGCGTCGGCGGCGGCGTGCCGGAGGCGAACCCGGATGCCCTCGAGGTGATCGAAAAGGCCGAAGTTATCGTCATCGGGCCGGGCGACCTGTTCGCCTCTGTCATCCCGCCGCTGCTCGTGCCCGACATCGCCGAGGCCGTTCGGCGCAGTTCGGCAAAGACGATCTTCGTGTGCAACATCATGACCCAGGCCGGCAAGACCAACGGGTTCACCGTCGCCGATCACGTGCGCGCCATCCACTCGCTGGCGAAGATCCAGATCGACTACATTCTGGTGAACAAGCGGCCGCCCAACGACAAGCTGCTCGCCGCCTACCGCGAGAAGAAGCAGTCGCAAGTCGTCTTCGATCCGAACGTGGCCATGCTCAGCCGGGTGACATTCGCGAACACCGCCGACAAGTTCACGCTGATCGAAGGCGCCTTCCTCATCGAGGCAGACCTCATGACCGACATGCGCGAAGAGCTGTTCATCGACCGGGAAGGGCGAGACGTCCATAAAAGCTTGACGGTCATCCGTCACGACCCGGACAAGCTGGGAGCCGCCGTGAGCGAGCTCCTCAACTCGGAAGCGTGGCGGCTCGCCGCGGCGCGATGA
- the glmS gene encoding glutamine--fructose-6-phosphate transaminase (isomerizing), giving the protein MCGIIGYVGSNQALPVLMAGLTHLTYRGYDSAGVAVVDGSALQVVKCAGKVSDLAARLAGLTLSGTTGIGHTRWATHGEPSDVNAHPHTDSAGDFAVVHNGIFENSNDLRERLRARGCVIRSQTDTELFAHLVALHYDGNFEAAVKAALGQVTGSFALVVASRLHPGTLIAAKLDTPPLVIGIGAGELFVASDISSLLRFTKRVVILEDGEMAILTPTTVHVDLFRAEPVVGRRRPASERVLSVDWPADIAERGGYPHFMLKEIEEQPRAIRDTLRDRLLADGRVMLEEFLLPPSVIRRARRVLFLGCGTAFHAGVVGYYGCAPRLGVPVLVALAGAPRSRPPGGGPPDLVIAISQSGETADTVSAVRGVQERGASVIAITNVIGSTLSRIADHVLLTRAGPEIAVASTKAFTAQIVALHLLLMYLAQFRPHHHEKLLAHLSQELRTLDGVVERVLAHADQIKAFADRLAQHNDVYFIGRNLDEPIAREGSLKLKEISYIHSEAYAAGELKHGALALLAPGTPVIAIATQSEIYEKMVSNVQEVLARKAWVAGLIADDDTELRALLTDCLVVPRVNDLLAPIPNVVALQLLAYYCGVARGCDIDQPRNLAKSVTVE; this is encoded by the coding sequence GTGTGCGGCATAATCGGCTACGTCGGAAGCAACCAAGCTTTGCCGGTCCTCATGGCAGGGCTGACCCATCTCACCTACCGCGGCTATGACTCGGCAGGGGTCGCTGTCGTCGACGGGAGCGCGCTGCAGGTAGTCAAGTGCGCCGGGAAAGTCAGCGACCTCGCCGCGCGGCTCGCCGGCCTCACCCTCTCCGGCACGACGGGCATCGGCCACACCCGCTGGGCGACCCACGGCGAGCCGAGCGATGTCAACGCCCATCCGCACACCGACAGCGCCGGCGATTTCGCCGTCGTCCATAACGGCATTTTCGAGAATTCCAACGACCTGCGCGAGCGCTTGCGCGCGCGCGGGTGCGTCATCCGGTCGCAGACCGACACCGAATTGTTCGCCCACCTCGTTGCCCTGCACTACGACGGAAACTTCGAAGCCGCGGTCAAAGCGGCGCTCGGGCAGGTGACGGGGTCGTTTGCGCTGGTCGTCGCCTCGCGTCTCCACCCCGGCACGCTGATCGCTGCCAAGCTCGACACCCCCCCGCTTGTGATTGGGATCGGCGCCGGCGAGCTGTTCGTCGCGTCCGATATCTCCTCGCTGCTGCGGTTCACGAAGCGGGTGGTGATCCTCGAAGACGGCGAGATGGCCATCCTGACGCCGACCACTGTCCATGTCGACCTGTTCCGCGCCGAGCCGGTGGTGGGGCGCCGCCGGCCTGCCAGCGAGCGTGTCTTGAGCGTCGACTGGCCCGCCGACATCGCCGAGCGGGGCGGCTATCCCCACTTTATGCTGAAGGAGATCGAGGAACAGCCGCGCGCCATTCGCGATACGCTGCGCGACCGCCTGCTCGCCGACGGCCGCGTAATGCTCGAGGAGTTCCTGCTCCCGCCAAGCGTAATCCGCCGAGCGCGGCGCGTGCTCTTTCTCGGCTGCGGTACCGCCTTTCACGCCGGTGTGGTCGGTTATTATGGGTGCGCGCCCAGGCTGGGCGTGCCGGTCCTGGTGGCGCTCGCGGGGGCGCCCCGCTCCCGCCCGCCGGGCGGCGGCCCCCCCGACCTCGTGATCGCGATCTCGCAATCCGGTGAAACGGCCGATACGGTCAGCGCCGTGCGCGGGGTTCAGGAGCGGGGCGCGAGCGTCATCGCCATCACGAACGTCATCGGCAGCACCCTCAGCCGGATCGCCGACCACGTGCTGCTCACGCGCGCCGGACCGGAAATCGCGGTTGCATCGACCAAGGCCTTCACCGCACAAATTGTCGCGCTGCATCTGCTGCTGATGTACCTCGCGCAGTTCCGCCCCCATCACCACGAGAAACTGCTCGCTCACCTCAGCCAAGAGCTGCGGACGCTCGACGGGGTCGTTGAGCGCGTGCTCGCTCACGCCGACCAGATCAAAGCCTTCGCCGACCGCCTCGCCCAGCACAACGACGTCTACTTTATCGGCCGCAATCTCGACGAGCCGATCGCGCGCGAAGGCAGCCTCAAGCTGAAGGAGATCAGCTACATCCACTCGGAAGCGTATGCCGCCGGCGAACTGAAGCACGGTGCCTTGGCGCTGCTTGCACCGGGAACGCCCGTGATCGCCATTGCGACCCAGAGCGAGATCTACGAGAAGATGGTCTCGAACGTGCAAGAAGTGCTGGCGCGCAAAGCTTGGGTCGCCGGCCTCATTGCCGATGACGATACCGAACTGCGCGCCCTGCTGACCGACTGTCTCGTCGTTCCCCGCGTCAACGACCTGCTCGCGCCGATCCCAAATGTCGTCGCGCTCCAGCTTCTCGCCTACTATTGTGGTGTTGCGCGCGGGTGCGACATCGATCAGCCGCGCAACCTCGCGAAGAGCGTGACGGTCGAATAG
- a CDS encoding UDP-glucose/GDP-mannose dehydrogenase family protein: protein MKQISVIGLGYVGLTTATCFADLGNSVIGVDIDERKVNGLLQGKLPIYEPGLEEMVRRNMAAGRLHFTTDYDRAVGQSEFVFIAVGTPSGVDGEADLRYVRAAAEQIARSLRGPTIIINKSTVPIGTGDLVTTIIRRINPNAQFAVVSNPEFLREGSAISDFMNPDRVVLGAEDHEAAQRVAELHKPLAAPVIITDTRTAEMIKYASNAFLATRISFINEIAVICDELGADVKEVARGMGLDKRIGPAFLEAGVGYGGSCFPKDVQALAHMAAIHGRHPQLLYAVMEINRSQRRLVVLRLRDILGSLDGKTIALLGLSFKPQTDDTREAPALEIAHLLHLEGAKLRVFDPLSMEQARPHLPPETVFARDPYDAATGADALVVVTEWNEFKQLDLRQLKGVMERPVIIDGRNIYDPREMRREGFIYYGIGRGRPRVLHDPNGLVAAGVLGS from the coding sequence GTGAAGCAGATCAGCGTCATTGGGCTTGGCTACGTCGGGCTGACTACAGCGACGTGCTTTGCCGACCTCGGCAACAGCGTCATTGGTGTCGATATCGACGAGCGCAAGGTCAATGGCCTGCTCCAAGGGAAGCTGCCCATCTACGAGCCCGGGCTAGAAGAAATGGTCCGGCGCAACATGGCAGCGGGGCGCCTCCACTTCACTACCGACTACGACCGCGCGGTGGGCCAATCGGAGTTTGTCTTCATCGCCGTCGGCACCCCTTCTGGGGTCGACGGCGAAGCCGACCTGCGCTATGTGCGCGCCGCCGCCGAGCAGATCGCGCGGAGCCTGCGCGGACCAACGATCATCATCAACAAGAGCACCGTGCCCATCGGCACCGGCGACCTCGTCACGACGATCATCCGGCGGATCAATCCGAATGCCCAGTTCGCCGTCGTCTCCAATCCTGAGTTCCTGCGCGAGGGCAGCGCTATCTCCGACTTCATGAACCCTGACCGCGTCGTCCTCGGAGCGGAAGATCACGAAGCCGCGCAGCGGGTCGCCGAACTGCACAAGCCGCTCGCCGCCCCGGTGATCATCACCGATACGCGCACCGCCGAGATGATCAAGTACGCCTCAAACGCCTTCCTCGCGACGCGCATCAGCTTCATCAATGAGATCGCCGTCATCTGCGACGAGCTGGGGGCAGATGTTAAAGAAGTCGCGCGCGGCATGGGGCTCGACAAGCGGATCGGTCCTGCCTTCCTTGAAGCGGGCGTCGGCTATGGCGGCTCCTGCTTCCCGAAAGATGTGCAGGCACTCGCCCACATGGCCGCAATCCACGGGCGCCATCCCCAGCTTCTGTACGCGGTGATGGAGATCAACCGCTCGCAGCGCCGCCTTGTGGTGCTGCGCCTCCGCGACATCTTGGGCTCGCTCGACGGGAAGACGATCGCGCTGCTCGGCCTCTCGTTCAAGCCGCAGACCGACGACACGCGAGAAGCGCCGGCCCTGGAGATCGCCCACCTCCTTCATCTCGAAGGCGCGAAATTGCGAGTCTTCGATCCGCTCTCGATGGAGCAGGCGCGGCCGCACCTGCCGCCGGAGACCGTCTTTGCGCGTGACCCCTACGATGCGGCAACGGGCGCCGACGCCCTCGTGGTTGTCACCGAATGGAACGAGTTCAAACAGCTCGACCTTCGCCAGCTGAAGGGGGTGATGGAGCGGCCCGTTATTATCGATGGACGGAATATCTATGACCCGCGCGAGATGCGGCGTGAGGGGTTCATCTATTACGGGATCGGGCGCGGCCGACCGCGGGTTCTGCACGACCCGAACGGCCTAGTAGCAGCCGGCGTGCTCGGCTCGTAA
- a CDS encoding aspartate kinase, which yields MRTDIIVQKYGGSSVADPERIRNVARRVSATYQQRSRRVVVVVSAMGKTTDQLIELAHQITPNPDPRELDLLLSTGEIVSIALLAMALRDLGHEAISLTGYQAGIRTEARYGAARILDVDPVRIRRELDRGRIVIVAGFQGFTEEFDITTLGRGGSDTTAVALAAALEAAACEIYTDVDGIFTADPRIVPEARKLDDISYEEMLELASQGAKVMAARAVELGELFDQPILVASSFNDRPGTLIHRGVSMEKGNKVRGIAHDLNVGKVTIIGVPDRPGIAAQVFGPLAEAGISVDVIVQNTGHHGKTDLSYSVAKADLPKAAALTQEVAKAIGAEAVTTTSDLGKVSIVGSGMQSAPGYAARMFDALYRAGINIEMITTSEIRITCIIAADRVVDAVRALHAAFELETRDNP from the coding sequence GTGCGAACCGATATCATCGTTCAGAAGTATGGCGGCAGCTCTGTCGCGGACCCCGAGCGCATTCGCAATGTCGCACGCCGCGTCAGCGCGACCTACCAGCAGCGCTCGCGGCGCGTGGTCGTCGTCGTCTCCGCCATGGGGAAGACGACTGACCAACTGATCGAACTGGCGCACCAGATCACCCCCAATCCCGACCCGCGGGAGCTCGACCTCTTGCTCTCGACCGGGGAGATTGTCTCGATTGCGCTGCTCGCGATGGCGCTGCGCGACCTCGGCCACGAGGCGATCAGCCTGACCGGCTACCAGGCCGGCATCCGCACCGAAGCGCGCTACGGCGCCGCACGAATCCTCGATGTCGACCCCGTGCGGATCCGCCGCGAATTGGACCGCGGCCGGATCGTGATCGTCGCCGGCTTCCAAGGCTTTACCGAGGAATTTGACATCACGACGCTCGGCCGAGGCGGCTCCGACACCACTGCCGTGGCATTGGCGGCGGCGCTCGAGGCAGCGGCCTGCGAAATCTACACCGACGTTGACGGGATCTTCACGGCCGACCCTCGCATCGTCCCTGAGGCGCGGAAGCTTGACGATATCTCCTACGAAGAGATGCTGGAACTGGCCAGTCAGGGCGCAAAGGTGATGGCAGCGCGCGCGGTCGAACTGGGGGAACTGTTTGACCAGCCGATCCTCGTCGCTTCCAGCTTCAACGACCGGCCGGGCACCCTCATTCACCGAGGAGTTTCGATGGAGAAAGGCAACAAAGTGCGCGGAATCGCCCACGATCTCAACGTCGGCAAGGTAACGATCATCGGCGTGCCCGACCGCCCCGGGATCGCCGCGCAGGTTTTCGGTCCGCTCGCCGAGGCCGGCATTTCGGTCGATGTCATCGTCCAGAACACCGGGCATCACGGGAAGACCGACCTGTCCTACTCGGTCGCCAAGGCAGACCTGCCGAAAGCGGCAGCGCTGACGCAGGAGGTGGCGAAAGCGATCGGCGCCGAGGCCGTCACCACCACCAGCGATCTCGGCAAGGTGAGCATCGTGGGGAGCGGGATGCAGAGCGCTCCCGGCTACGCCGCGCGGATGTTCGACGCGCTGTACCGCGCCGGGATCAACATCGAGATGATCACGACCTCCGAGATCCGGATCACCTGCATTATTGCCGCTGACCGGGTCGTGGATGCGGTGCGGGCGCTTCATGCCGCGTTCGAACTCGAAACGCGGGATAACCCCTAG
- a CDS encoding class I SAM-dependent methyltransferase, which yields MLDTAFVRRSYEEDGPVRFAVRAVAVGLWRSEQLLIERWLRPSDRILDLGCGAGRTTIGLARLGYRRVEGVDLSPRLIAAARQLAAAAGYPLRFTVADALDLPFPDESFDGAIFSFNGLMQIPGRDRRIRALAETRRVLRPDGVFLFTTHDRERFEPEPGFWRAEARRWRKGKRDPRLPEFGGLLFEHEGAETFLHIPDRAEVLACLAEAGLRWVEDHWRPDLVDEPAAVVAFSAPCRLWVARR from the coding sequence ATGCTCGATACCGCCTTCGTTCGCCGCTCCTACGAAGAGGATGGCCCCGTCCGCTTCGCCGTCCGCGCCGTCGCGGTTGGGCTGTGGCGCTCGGAGCAGCTCCTCATCGAGCGGTGGCTCCGCCCCTCCGACCGGATCCTCGACCTCGGCTGCGGCGCCGGCCGGACAACGATCGGCCTGGCGCGGCTCGGCTATCGCCGGGTCGAGGGGGTCGATCTCTCGCCTCGGCTTATCGCGGCGGCCCGGCAGCTCGCCGCAGCGGCAGGATACCCGCTCCGGTTTACCGTCGCCGATGCGCTCGACCTGCCCTTCCCCGACGAGTCGTTCGACGGCGCGATCTTCTCGTTCAACGGCCTGATGCAGATCCCTGGCCGCGATCGCCGCATCCGGGCGCTGGCGGAGACGCGACGAGTGCTCCGGCCGGACGGCGTCTTCCTGTTCACAACCCATGACCGGGAGCGCTTCGAGCCCGAGCCGGGGTTCTGGCGCGCCGAGGCGCGTCGTTGGCGGAAGGGAAAGCGCGACCCGCGCCTTCCGGAATTCGGGGGACTGCTCTTCGAGCACGAAGGCGCCGAGACCTTTCTCCACATTCCCGACCGCGCCGAAGTGCTCGCGTGCTTGGCTGAGGCGGGGCTCCGCTGGGTTGAAGATCACTGGCGGCCAGACCTCGTCGACGAGCCGGCCGCGGTCGTGGCATTCAGCGCGCCCTGCCGCCTCTGGGTTGCCCGACGCTAG
- a CDS encoding amidohydrolase family protein, whose product MDDAIDIVVNPYTPEIVALRPSWSRSFFGEKIGVSATTLAGISIDAFLEKMDRAGIAHALLVATKAGPAWHPTSFRLPYEKVAELVARYPDRFSGLAGIDPTEGMTGVRQLEWAVKELGFVGAHLYPHWFELPPDHARYYPFYAKCCELNVPIQIQVGNCLRYSADRPLRSVGRPITLDAVACDFPELKIVGIHIGWPWTEEMIAMAYKHPNVYIGSDAYAPKHWDPALVRYIDSWGQEKVLFGTDFPVIDPERARAEIDQLGLRPEPKRKFLRDNAVKLYQLEGKLQSRLAAPPAQPTA is encoded by the coding sequence ATGGACGACGCAATTGATATCGTGGTGAACCCCTACACGCCGGAGATTGTCGCCCTTCGGCCAAGCTGGAGCCGCAGCTTCTTCGGCGAGAAGATCGGCGTGAGCGCCACCACCCTCGCCGGGATCAGCATTGACGCCTTTCTCGAGAAGATGGACCGCGCCGGGATCGCGCACGCCCTGCTCGTGGCGACGAAAGCGGGGCCAGCGTGGCATCCAACGAGCTTCCGCCTCCCCTACGAGAAAGTCGCCGAGCTTGTCGCCCGATATCCGGACCGATTTTCGGGACTGGCCGGGATCGACCCGACCGAAGGGATGACCGGCGTCCGCCAGCTCGAATGGGCCGTGAAGGAGCTCGGCTTCGTCGGGGCGCATCTCTATCCGCACTGGTTCGAGCTGCCCCCGGACCACGCACGCTATTACCCATTCTACGCTAAGTGCTGCGAACTGAATGTGCCGATCCAGATCCAAGTCGGCAACTGCCTGCGCTATAGCGCCGACCGTCCGCTGCGGAGTGTCGGCCGCCCGATCACGCTCGACGCCGTCGCGTGCGACTTCCCGGAGCTGAAGATCGTCGGCATCCACATCGGCTGGCCGTGGACGGAGGAGATGATCGCGATGGCCTATAAGCATCCGAACGTCTACATCGGGTCGGATGCGTATGCGCCCAAACACTGGGACCCGGCCTTGGTGCGCTACATCGATAGCTGGGGGCAAGAGAAAGTGCTGTTCGGCACCGATTTCCCGGTCATCGACCCAGAGCGCGCTCGCGCCGAGATCGACCAGCTCGGGCTCCGTCCAGAGCCGAAGCGCAAGTTCCTGCGCGACAATGCGGTGAAGCTGTACCAGCTCGAGGGAAAGCTGCAGTCCCGTCTCGCCGCGCCGCCGGCTCAGCCGACAGCATGA